One segment of Curtobacterium poinsettiae DNA contains the following:
- a CDS encoding serine hydrolase domain-containing protein, whose amino-acid sequence MTTFPRTTPAALGIDPAGVTALLDALESTPDVEPHSIMLLRHGQVAAEGWWQPYAADRVHLLYSLSKSFTAAGVGIAVRAGLIDLDATVLSYFPELDADVTDERSRRIRVRHLLAMASGHREETIDRAQALDPTNTVRGFLLLPPDEEPGTVFAYNQPCTYTLAEIVRRVTGGSLVAWLRPHLLDPLGIDDLAWRRDDTGAELGYSGCYAPTDAVAKLGQLYLQGGVWDGERILDVDWVEQATSTQVANPDEPNPDWSQGYGFQFWMARHGFRGDGAYGQFCVVLPEQDVVLAMTGQSLDMQAVLDAVWRHLLPAVDRASDAASAPALEARLASLGLPAVDGGPLQGLADVGPLARDGVGWRLTLDVDGGTLSVPVGQGEWAVAGPLAASGAVEDDGTVRVDVRFVETPHLAHVRIDPTTGSTTTSWQTEPLHDGPLTLRRPAD is encoded by the coding sequence ATGACGACGTTCCCCCGGACCACCCCCGCCGCCCTCGGCATCGACCCCGCCGGCGTGACCGCCCTGCTCGACGCCCTCGAGTCCACCCCCGACGTGGAGCCGCACAGCATCATGCTGCTCCGGCACGGCCAGGTCGCGGCCGAGGGCTGGTGGCAGCCGTACGCCGCCGACCGCGTGCACCTGCTCTACTCGTTGAGCAAGAGCTTCACCGCCGCCGGGGTCGGCATCGCCGTCCGGGCGGGCCTGATCGACCTCGACGCCACCGTGCTGTCGTACTTCCCGGAGCTCGACGCCGACGTCACGGACGAACGCAGCCGCCGCATCCGCGTCCGGCACCTGCTCGCGATGGCGAGCGGCCACCGCGAGGAGACGATCGACCGCGCCCAGGCCCTCGACCCGACGAACACGGTGCGCGGGTTCCTGCTGCTCCCGCCGGACGAGGAACCCGGCACGGTCTTCGCCTACAACCAGCCGTGCACGTACACCCTCGCCGAGATCGTCCGGCGGGTGACCGGCGGGTCCCTCGTCGCGTGGCTCCGCCCGCACCTGCTCGACCCACTCGGCATCGACGACCTCGCCTGGCGCCGCGACGACACCGGCGCAGAGCTCGGGTACAGCGGGTGCTACGCGCCGACGGACGCGGTCGCCAAGCTCGGCCAGCTGTACCTGCAGGGCGGCGTGTGGGACGGCGAGCGGATCCTCGACGTCGACTGGGTCGAGCAGGCCACCAGCACGCAGGTCGCCAACCCGGACGAGCCCAACCCCGACTGGTCCCAGGGCTACGGCTTCCAGTTCTGGATGGCCCGCCACGGCTTCCGCGGCGACGGCGCCTACGGTCAGTTCTGCGTCGTCCTGCCGGAGCAGGACGTCGTGCTCGCGATGACCGGCCAGAGCCTCGACATGCAGGCGGTCCTCGATGCGGTCTGGCGGCACCTGCTGCCCGCCGTCGACCGCGCGTCCGACGCGGCCTCGGCACCCGCCCTGGAGGCCCGGCTCGCCTCCCTGGGACTGCCCGCCGTCGACGGTGGTCCGCTGCAGGGCCTCGCCGACGTCGGTCCGCTGGCCCGTGACGGCGTCGGGTGGCGGCTCACGCTCGACGTCGACGGCGGCACCCTGTCGGTGCCGGTCGGGCAGGGGGAGTGGGCCGTCGCGGGGCCGCTCGCCGCGAGCGGTGCCGTCGAGGACGACGGGACGGTCCGCGTCGACGTGCGGTTCGTCGAGACCCCGCACCTGGCGCACGTGCGGATCGACCCGACGACGGGATCGACGACGACGAGCTGGCAGACCGAGCCGCTGCACGACGGACCGCTCACGCTGCGGCGCCCCGCTGACTGA
- a CDS encoding TrmH family RNA methyltransferase has product MHSVRIDSLDDPRLDDFARLTDVALRRVSEPEGGLYIAESNTVIERAVRAGHVPRSILVQEKWLDSVLPLVAEHDGPVFVGADVLLEELTGFRMHRGAIAAMQRPELPSVADVVRDAKVVVVLEDIVDHTNVGAVFRSVAGLGADAVLVSPRCADPLYRRSVRVSMGTVLQVPWTRIGDWPAAGEELRAQGFHLAAMALTDDSVDLDAFVADLPDKVALVMGTEGQGLTPAAIASADTTVRIPMAHGVDSLNVAAASAVGLWAVTHARRLAS; this is encoded by the coding sequence GTGCACTCCGTCCGCATCGACTCCCTCGACGATCCCCGCCTCGACGACTTCGCCCGTCTGACCGACGTGGCACTCCGTCGGGTCTCGGAGCCCGAGGGCGGCCTGTACATCGCCGAGTCGAACACGGTCATCGAGCGTGCGGTCCGCGCCGGGCACGTGCCGCGGAGCATCCTGGTGCAGGAGAAGTGGCTCGACAGTGTCCTGCCCCTGGTCGCGGAGCACGACGGCCCCGTCTTCGTCGGCGCCGACGTCCTGCTCGAGGAGCTCACCGGCTTCCGGATGCACCGCGGTGCGATCGCCGCGATGCAGCGTCCCGAGCTGCCGAGCGTCGCCGACGTGGTGCGGGACGCGAAGGTCGTCGTCGTGCTCGAGGACATCGTCGACCACACGAACGTCGGCGCGGTGTTCCGCAGCGTCGCCGGTCTCGGTGCCGACGCGGTGCTCGTCAGTCCTCGCTGCGCCGACCCGCTGTACCGCCGGAGCGTCCGCGTGAGCATGGGCACGGTCCTGCAGGTGCCGTGGACCCGCATCGGCGACTGGCCCGCGGCGGGCGAGGAACTCCGCGCGCAGGGCTTCCACCTGGCCGCGATGGCGCTGACCGACGATTCAGTCGACCTCGACGCCTTCGTGGCGGACCTGCCCGACAAGGTCGCGCTCGTGATGGGCACCGAGGGGCAGGGGCTGACGCCGGCCGCGATCGCGTCGGCCGACACGACCGTCCGGATCCCGATGGCGCACGGCGTCGACTCGCTCAACGTGGCCGCGGCGAGCGCCGTCGGTCTGTGGGCGGTCACCCACGCCCGGCGGCTCGCCTCCTAG
- a CDS encoding histidine phosphatase family protein has protein sequence MTTLLYLVRHGETDWNAQRRIQGSTDIPLNDTGRRQAAEAAELLTRRPFDAVVASPLSRAAETGAIIADRLALDAPTAYPGLAERSYGEAEGLTDDEVSARYPHDDIPGRESRSALLARVTETLGEIAVRFDGGVVVVATHGAVIRSVVNAAAPGTADRRHTPIRNGSIHSFRWDPERFHAELVRFDDPIDDVSDAAGGSAFEYQNPLERRG, from the coding sequence GTGACGACCCTCCTGTACCTCGTCCGACACGGCGAGACCGACTGGAACGCGCAGCGCCGCATCCAGGGCTCCACCGACATCCCGCTCAACGACACCGGACGACGGCAGGCCGCCGAGGCCGCCGAGCTCCTGACCCGCCGACCGTTCGACGCGGTCGTCGCCTCACCGCTGTCCCGAGCGGCCGAGACGGGCGCGATCATCGCGGATCGCCTGGCACTCGACGCGCCGACGGCGTACCCGGGCCTGGCCGAGCGCTCCTACGGCGAGGCCGAGGGCCTGACCGACGACGAGGTGTCGGCACGGTACCCGCACGACGACATCCCCGGTCGGGAATCCCGCTCGGCGCTGCTCGCCCGCGTCACCGAGACCCTCGGCGAGATCGCGGTCCGGTTCGACGGGGGCGTCGTGGTGGTCGCGACCCACGGCGCGGTGATCCGCAGTGTCGTGAACGCCGCCGCCCCCGGTACCGCCGACCGCCGCCACACCCCGATCCGGAACGGGTCCATCCACTCGTTCCGGTGGGACCCCGAGCGCTTCCACGCCGAACTCGTCCGCTTCGACGACCCGATCGACGACGTGTCCGACGCGGCCGGAGGGTCGGCGTTCGAGTACCAGAACCCCTTGGAGCGCAGGGGCTGA
- a CDS encoding Sir2 family NAD-dependent protein deacetylase: MTADDLDRVVEVLAGKRIAVLSGAGLSTDSGIPDYRGAGRVVRKPMTFQEFLADPAKRQRYWAGSHLGWRSFAAAVPNDGHRALAALEDAGIAAGIITQNVDGLHLRAGSRRVVEIHGSMDRAVCLRCGQVFSRSDLAATIDRENPWIDEPGTVQLQPDGDVEITDVERFVVPACTVCGGDLKPDVVFFGEFVPAEKFREAVSIVADADALLVVGSSLTVNSGVRLVDHAARRKNPVVIVNRGETRSDRRAAVKLDAGTTETLVQLAERLSAAASAD; the protein is encoded by the coding sequence GTGACCGCCGACGACCTGGACCGCGTCGTCGAGGTGCTCGCGGGCAAGCGGATCGCCGTGCTCTCCGGTGCCGGTCTGAGCACCGACTCCGGCATCCCCGACTACCGCGGCGCCGGGCGCGTGGTGCGCAAGCCGATGACGTTCCAGGAGTTCCTGGCCGACCCCGCGAAGCGCCAGCGCTACTGGGCCGGATCGCACCTGGGCTGGCGGAGCTTCGCCGCCGCCGTGCCGAACGACGGGCACCGTGCGCTCGCCGCACTCGAGGACGCCGGGATCGCCGCCGGGATCATCACGCAGAACGTCGACGGCCTGCACCTGCGCGCCGGGTCCCGCCGCGTCGTCGAGATCCACGGCTCGATGGACCGTGCCGTGTGCCTGCGGTGCGGCCAGGTGTTCTCCCGCTCCGACCTCGCCGCCACCATCGACCGCGAGAACCCGTGGATCGACGAGCCCGGAACCGTGCAGCTGCAGCCGGACGGCGACGTCGAGATCACCGACGTCGAACGGTTCGTCGTGCCCGCGTGCACGGTGTGCGGCGGCGACCTGAAGCCCGACGTCGTCTTCTTCGGCGAGTTCGTGCCGGCCGAGAAGTTCCGCGAGGCCGTGTCGATCGTCGCCGACGCCGACGCACTCCTCGTCGTCGGATCGTCCCTCACCGTGAACTCGGGCGTGCGGCTGGTCGACCACGCTGCACGCCGCAAGAACCCGGTGGTCATCGTGAACCGCGGCGAGACCCGCAGTGACCGCCGTGCGGCCGTGAAGCTCGATGCCGGTACCACCGAGACGCTCGTGCAGCTGGCGGAGCGACTCAGTGCGGCGGCATCGGCCGACTGA
- a CDS encoding acetamidase/formamidase family protein produces MTTTRETTAPAVATLQPGTGPVRGDHSLPVDPESVLWGRLPSDGDTPALTIGPGESVTIDTVSHEGLLPDQGSDPVGWFGEHGVAPEHVLADAVTIARSGHRDPAADGPHVVSGPIAVRGARPGDVLTMTVLETLPRVHYGVVSNRHGRGALHGEFPVDGTTVSVFADVVDTDQGRRGRIPLTPAGDRFAHFPLAPFLGIMGVATPGERLHSVPPGRHGGNIDVNLLQVGAQLHLPVLVPGALAHVGDPHFAQGDGEVALTAMEASLRATIRFDLTPAAEAAARFGDLVWPVAETQEFLVPTGMDPDLDEAVRQCVRHAVAILGARWGMERHLAYAYLSAATDFNISQVVDLVSGVHARIRKADFEEPAR; encoded by the coding sequence ATGACCACCACACGCGAGACCACCGCCCCCGCGGTGGCGACCCTGCAGCCCGGCACCGGACCCGTCCGCGGTGACCACTCCCTGCCCGTCGACCCGGAGAGCGTCCTGTGGGGCCGACTGCCGAGCGACGGTGACACCCCGGCCCTGACGATCGGCCCCGGCGAGTCGGTCACCATCGACACCGTCAGTCACGAGGGGCTCCTCCCCGACCAGGGCAGCGACCCCGTCGGCTGGTTCGGCGAGCACGGCGTCGCTCCGGAGCACGTCCTCGCCGACGCCGTCACGATCGCCCGCTCCGGTCACCGCGACCCCGCGGCGGACGGACCGCACGTGGTGTCCGGGCCGATCGCGGTGCGCGGTGCCCGTCCCGGTGACGTGCTGACGATGACGGTCCTCGAGACCCTGCCCCGGGTGCACTACGGCGTCGTGTCGAACCGGCACGGCCGCGGCGCCCTGCACGGTGAGTTCCCGGTCGACGGCACGACGGTGAGCGTCTTCGCCGACGTCGTGGACACCGACCAGGGCCGGCGGGGCCGCATCCCGCTCACCCCCGCCGGCGACCGCTTCGCGCACTTCCCCCTCGCCCCGTTCCTCGGGATCATGGGCGTCGCCACCCCCGGGGAGCGGCTGCACTCCGTCCCGCCCGGTCGCCACGGCGGCAACATCGACGTCAACCTGCTGCAGGTCGGCGCGCAGCTGCACCTGCCGGTGCTCGTCCCCGGCGCGCTCGCCCACGTCGGTGACCCGCACTTCGCCCAGGGCGACGGCGAGGTGGCGCTCACCGCGATGGAGGCCTCGCTCCGCGCCACGATCCGCTTCGATCTGACCCCTGCCGCCGAGGCCGCCGCGCGCTTCGGGGACCTGGTCTGGCCCGTCGCCGAGACGCAGGAGTTCCTCGTGCCCACGGGCATGGACCCCGACCTCGACGAGGCCGTCCGGCAGTGCGTCCGGCACGCCGTCGCGATCCTCGGCGCGCGCTGGGGCATGGAACGCCACCTGGCGTACGCGTACTTGTCCGCAGCGACCGACTTCAACATCTCGCAGGTGGTGGACCTGGTCTCCGGTGTCCACGCCCGCATCCGCAAGGCCGACTTCGAGGAGCCCGCCCGATGA
- a CDS encoding AtzH-like domain-containing protein has protein sequence MTTPAASPAPEGLLEALAAYETALLANDRDALDAAFVDSPGAMRGDDRGLLVGHDAISAFRGARGGVATRSLTHVEVRPLAEDRALVVSVSRFAAGGQGLQTQLWRRDGGTGERGSNDGDTGAGPRWRIEAAHVTGRPEAVDTTVWRAVGDPLVAPTASGPLDGLTVAVKDLYAVPGQPVGAGNPTYLREAPVETAPAAAVAALLAAGASIRGIARTDEFAYNLTGRNAHHGTPPNSAAPTRLPGGSSSGSASAVGLGTAEIGIGTDTAGSVRVPASYQGLWGLRTTHGTVSRDGLLPLAPSFDTVGWLTRSPGVLLAALDATVPPPPAPTGSPDTTALVVPEELVALVEPDVARAFAAFVETLDEPVATVRLRDLGIPDPAALQHQMRLVQAAEALAAHGPWIDAHPGALSTVVGDRFRAARADDPGTTADAVTRLDEVRATIRRALTGRTLLFPTAPGPAPLLHADTAALERTRTTTTAMTALASVGGLPAVSAPALTVDGAPVGVCLVGGPTTDRALVIRAGRMLPDQAAPGLPTVSVVR, from the coding sequence ATGACCACGCCCGCGGCGTCGCCCGCGCCCGAAGGCCTGCTCGAGGCCCTCGCCGCCTACGAGACCGCCCTGCTGGCGAACGACCGCGACGCCCTCGATGCCGCCTTCGTCGACTCCCCCGGCGCGATGCGCGGCGACGACCGTGGCCTGCTCGTCGGGCACGACGCGATCAGCGCGTTCCGCGGGGCACGGGGTGGGGTCGCGACCCGGTCGCTGACGCACGTCGAGGTCCGCCCCCTGGCCGAGGACCGCGCCCTCGTCGTGTCGGTGTCCCGGTTCGCCGCGGGTGGGCAGGGCCTCCAGACCCAGCTCTGGCGCCGCGACGGTGGCACCGGCGAACGCGGGTCCAACGACGGCGACACCGGCGCCGGCCCCCGCTGGCGCATCGAGGCGGCCCACGTCACCGGCCGTCCCGAGGCCGTCGACACCACCGTCTGGCGGGCCGTCGGCGACCCGCTCGTCGCCCCCACCGCCTCCGGACCGCTCGACGGCTTGACCGTCGCCGTCAAGGACCTCTACGCCGTCCCCGGCCAGCCCGTCGGCGCGGGCAACCCGACGTACCTGCGCGAGGCCCCCGTCGAGACCGCGCCCGCCGCAGCGGTCGCCGCGCTCCTCGCCGCCGGCGCCTCGATCCGTGGGATCGCACGCACCGACGAGTTCGCCTACAACCTGACGGGCCGGAACGCACACCACGGCACGCCGCCGAACAGCGCGGCTCCCACCCGACTGCCCGGAGGCTCGTCCAGCGGATCCGCGTCGGCCGTCGGCCTCGGCACGGCCGAGATCGGGATCGGCACGGACACCGCGGGATCGGTCCGGGTCCCCGCCTCGTACCAGGGGCTCTGGGGCCTCCGGACGACGCACGGCACGGTCTCCCGCGACGGGCTACTCCCGCTCGCGCCGTCGTTCGACACCGTGGGATGGCTCACGCGGAGCCCCGGTGTGCTGCTCGCCGCCCTCGACGCCACCGTGCCGCCACCGCCCGCGCCGACAGGATCGCCCGACACGACAGCGCTCGTCGTCCCGGAGGAACTCGTCGCACTCGTCGAACCGGACGTCGCCCGGGCCTTCGCCGCCTTCGTCGAGACGCTCGACGAACCCGTCGCGACCGTCCGGCTGCGCGACCTCGGCATCCCGGACCCGGCAGCACTGCAGCACCAGATGCGTCTCGTCCAGGCCGCCGAGGCGCTCGCCGCCCACGGTCCCTGGATCGACGCGCACCCAGGTGCCCTGAGCACCGTCGTCGGTGACCGGTTCCGCGCGGCACGGGCGGACGATCCCGGCACGACCGCCGACGCCGTGACACGCCTCGACGAGGTCCGTGCGACGATCCGCCGTGCCCTCACCGGTCGGACGCTGCTGTTCCCGACCGCCCCCGGACCCGCACCCCTGCTCCACGCGGACACCGCGGCGCTCGAGCGCACCCGGACCACCACCACGGCGATGACCGCGCTCGCGAGTGTCGGCGGCCTGCCCGCGGTGAGCGCACCGGCGCTGACCGTGGACGGCGCGCCCGTCGGCGTCTGCCTGGTCGGCGGGCCGACCACCGACCGAGCCCTGGTGATCCGCGCCGGGCGCATGCTGCCCGACCAGGCCGCCCCGGGCCTCCCGACCGTCTCGGTGGTGCGCTAG
- a CDS encoding glycosyltransferase family 4 protein, giving the protein MRIGIDCRYVRIGRHDGISRFTAGVVAHLPDRHDHVLLVSDERQLESLPSDLPWELLPAPTDAGEPLVARRVNRLGLDAVFSPMQTMGSRGRRYALVLTLHDLIYYRNRTPPREFSWPLRLGWRAFHLSWAPQRFLLNGADGVVTVSETTAGLIAEHRLTRRPVTVAYNAADPATPRSAGAPRQRSLVYMGSFMPYKNVETLAAALPLLGADWTLHCMSRVSDADRARLEALAPAGSIVFHDGATDEEYLSVLRSATALATASYDEGFGIPLVEAMGVGTPVVVSDIPIFREIGGSAAEYFDPASPSAVAAAVRRVEERWDEASRQSIERAGRFRWQDSAERVVRAVERAVGDRRG; this is encoded by the coding sequence CTGCGCATCGGCATCGACTGCCGGTACGTGCGGATCGGTCGGCACGACGGCATCAGCCGGTTCACCGCCGGCGTCGTCGCGCACCTGCCGGACCGGCACGACCACGTACTGCTCGTCAGTGACGAGCGCCAGCTCGAGTCGCTGCCGAGCGACCTGCCGTGGGAGCTGCTGCCCGCGCCGACGGACGCGGGGGAGCCGCTCGTCGCCCGGCGCGTCAACCGGCTCGGGCTCGACGCGGTGTTCTCGCCCATGCAGACGATGGGGTCGCGGGGGCGCCGGTACGCGCTCGTCCTGACGCTGCACGACCTGATCTACTACCGCAACCGCACGCCGCCGCGGGAGTTCTCGTGGCCGCTGCGGCTCGGCTGGCGGGCGTTCCACCTGTCCTGGGCGCCGCAGCGGTTCCTGCTGAACGGCGCCGACGGGGTGGTGACGGTGTCGGAGACGACCGCCGGGCTGATCGCCGAGCACCGGCTGACGCGCCGACCCGTGACCGTGGCCTACAACGCGGCCGATCCGGCGACACCGCGGTCGGCCGGAGCGCCACGGCAACGCTCGCTCGTCTACATGGGCTCGTTCATGCCGTACAAGAACGTGGAGACCCTGGCGGCGGCGCTGCCGCTCCTCGGGGCGGACTGGACGCTGCACTGCATGTCGCGGGTGTCCGACGCCGACCGGGCACGGCTCGAGGCGCTGGCTCCTGCGGGATCGATCGTGTTCCACGACGGCGCCACCGACGAGGAGTACCTGTCCGTTCTCCGTTCGGCCACGGCACTGGCGACCGCGTCGTACGACGAGGGGTTCGGCATCCCGCTCGTCGAGGCGATGGGCGTCGGGACCCCGGTCGTCGTCAGTGACATCCCGATCTTCCGGGAGATCGGCGGCTCCGCTGCGGAGTACTTCGACCCGGCGTCGCCGTCCGCCGTCGCTGCGGCTGTCCGGCGGGTCGAGGAACGGTGGGACGAGGCCTCGCGGCAGTCGATCGAGCGTGCCGGCCGGTTCCGGTGGCAGGACTCGGCGGAGCGGGTCGTCCGGGCCGTCGAGCGGGCTGTGGGGGACCGGCGGGGCTGA
- a CDS encoding alpha/beta fold hydrolase: MQPPVLSPYQSLMAATPVVHRAVQVDGRTTHYWVYGPEDADRTVLAVHGFRGDHHGLETIAAHLEGVRVVVPDLPGFGVSDPLPVSDVDAYVAWLAGFHAALGLGRDTVVLGHSFGSIVVSATVAAGLDTRLLVLVNPIAAPALQGPRAVGTAIAIGYYRAGAVLPKPIGLGILRNGAIVRAMSIAMLKSRDPAVRRWVHDQHDRYFSAFANRTSVLEAFRTSVSHDVSEYADRIEVPVLLVAAEHDDITAVPEQRALAERLRDAELVVIPGVGHLVHYETPAPAAAAVLRRMADTAGRAGRQGRTGRVAAAADSRRSGSGRASRTADAS, translated from the coding sequence ATGCAACCGCCCGTACTCTCCCCGTACCAGTCGTTGATGGCCGCCACCCCGGTCGTGCACCGTGCCGTCCAGGTCGACGGCCGGACCACGCACTACTGGGTCTACGGGCCCGAGGATGCGGATCGCACCGTGCTCGCCGTCCACGGGTTCCGCGGGGACCACCACGGGCTCGAGACCATCGCCGCGCACCTCGAAGGTGTCCGTGTGGTCGTGCCGGACCTGCCCGGCTTCGGCGTGTCCGATCCGCTGCCGGTGTCCGACGTCGACGCCTACGTGGCCTGGTTGGCCGGGTTCCACGCCGCGCTCGGGCTCGGCCGCGACACCGTTGTGCTCGGGCACTCGTTCGGGTCGATCGTGGTGTCGGCCACCGTCGCCGCCGGGCTCGACACCCGACTGCTCGTGCTCGTGAACCCCATCGCGGCCCCGGCACTGCAGGGTCCGCGTGCCGTCGGGACGGCGATCGCGATCGGGTACTACCGCGCCGGCGCGGTGCTGCCGAAGCCGATCGGGCTCGGGATCCTGCGGAACGGGGCGATCGTCCGGGCGATGAGCATCGCGATGCTGAAGTCGCGCGACCCCGCCGTCCGCCGATGGGTGCACGACCAGCACGACCGGTACTTCTCGGCCTTCGCGAACCGCACGAGCGTGCTCGAGGCATTCCGCACCTCGGTCTCCCACGACGTCTCCGAGTACGCCGACCGGATCGAGGTGCCCGTGCTGCTCGTCGCGGCCGAGCACGACGACATCACCGCCGTCCCCGAACAGCGCGCACTCGCCGAGCGTCTGCGTGACGCCGAGCTCGTCGTGATCCCGGGTGTCGGCCACCTCGTCCACTACGAGACGCCAGCTCCGGCCGCGGCGGCGGTGCTCCGCCGGATGGCGGACACGGCCGGACGTGCCGGACGCCAGGGGCGCACGGGACGCGTTGCGGCCGCGGCGGACAGCCGACGGTCGGGGTCGGGGCGGGCCTCCCGGACGGCGGACGCGTCGTGA
- a CDS encoding FadR/GntR family transcriptional regulator, with protein sequence MHRGRTLSAATAAHLGTLVLDDLQPGDKLPPERTLAEDLAVSRTTIREALQELERRRLVSRTPGRGTVVLPRPEEASALLDHHRDDLDHRAEHVAEFRTVVEPQVAGLAAARAGEADLLTLERILAATHAGLSPEESLAQDVAFHVQVARTSGNPLLVSLCELSSGWVQDVRARSHSTSEGRRSSFEWHERILERIREHDVAGATRAMADHLADVAHPVERRTER encoded by the coding sequence ATGCACCGTGGACGGACCCTGAGCGCGGCGACCGCCGCCCACCTCGGCACACTCGTGCTCGATGACCTGCAGCCCGGCGACAAGCTGCCGCCGGAACGCACCCTCGCCGAGGACCTCGCCGTGTCCCGCACGACCATCCGCGAGGCACTGCAGGAGCTCGAGCGCCGTCGCCTGGTCTCCCGGACCCCTGGTCGTGGCACCGTCGTGCTGCCGCGGCCAGAGGAGGCGTCCGCCCTGCTCGACCACCACCGCGACGACCTGGACCACCGGGCCGAGCACGTCGCCGAGTTCCGGACCGTCGTGGAGCCGCAGGTCGCCGGACTCGCGGCGGCACGGGCGGGCGAGGCCGACCTGCTCACCCTGGAACGCATCCTCGCCGCGACGCACGCGGGCCTGAGCCCGGAGGAGTCGCTCGCCCAGGACGTCGCCTTCCACGTGCAGGTCGCCCGCACCTCGGGGAACCCCCTGCTCGTGTCCCTGTGCGAGCTCAGCAGCGGTTGGGTGCAGGACGTCCGTGCCCGCTCGCACAGCACCAGCGAGGGGCGCCGGTCGTCGTTCGAGTGGCACGAGCGGATCCTCGAGCGGATCCGGGAGCACGACGTCGCGGGCGCGACGCGGGCGATGGCCGACCACCTCGCCGACGTGGCCCACCCGGTCGAACGGAGGACGGAACGATGA
- a CDS encoding D-alanyl-D-alanine carboxypeptidase family protein, whose translation MSRVVRRPRSAVRRPVTISVVAVLLLVAGYLVAAAVVPFGPASASTTTYSAPKTTVPALSFPGYGATAVEATDFPESLRTSGDTKPRSIASITKVVTALVVLDEKPMAAGESGPSIRFTKQMEGLYAKYAAQNGEVAPMPAGLELTEHQTFQVMLMKSANNYAGALAIWAFGSIAAYEHAANDWLDEHGLDDTTIHEPTGLDPDNTSTATDLVELGQLALANPVVKDIVGTKDVTIPTVGEIENSNKLLGLDGIEGIKTGTLDEAGACLLFAATYERGGKDVTVVGVMLGGVDHDSLDVDVQRLLRSVADNFQVVTLTHQGQTFGTFSTPWQDEADAVTTKAAEVLVWGRTTVTAKAKLEQVTFGTKGERVGQVRFRISDHDPVTVPLVLERTIDDPGVWWRWTNPFQGA comes from the coding sequence GTGTCACGAGTCGTCCGCCGCCCCCGCTCCGCCGTCCGGAGGCCGGTCACGATCTCGGTGGTCGCCGTCCTGCTCCTGGTGGCCGGTTACCTCGTCGCCGCGGCCGTCGTGCCGTTCGGCCCGGCGAGCGCCAGCACCACCACCTACTCGGCACCGAAGACGACCGTCCCGGCGCTGAGCTTCCCGGGGTACGGCGCGACGGCGGTCGAGGCGACCGACTTCCCGGAGAGCCTGCGCACCAGCGGCGACACGAAGCCCCGGTCGATCGCGAGCATCACGAAGGTCGTCACGGCGCTCGTGGTGCTCGACGAGAAACCGATGGCCGCGGGGGAGTCCGGTCCGTCCATCCGCTTCACGAAGCAGATGGAGGGTCTGTACGCCAAGTACGCGGCGCAGAACGGCGAGGTGGCCCCGATGCCGGCCGGCCTGGAGCTCACCGAGCACCAGACGTTCCAGGTGATGCTCATGAAGTCGGCGAACAACTACGCCGGCGCGCTCGCCATCTGGGCCTTCGGCTCGATCGCCGCCTACGAGCACGCGGCGAACGACTGGCTCGACGAACACGGCCTGGACGACACCACGATCCACGAGCCGACCGGCCTCGACCCGGACAACACCTCGACCGCCACCGACCTGGTCGAGCTCGGGCAGCTCGCGCTGGCGAACCCGGTCGTGAAGGACATCGTCGGCACCAAGGACGTGACGATCCCGACGGTCGGCGAGATCGAGAACTCGAACAAGCTCCTCGGCCTCGATGGCATCGAGGGGATCAAGACCGGCACCCTCGACGAGGCCGGCGCCTGTCTGCTGTTCGCGGCGACGTACGAGCGCGGCGGCAAGGACGTCACGGTCGTCGGCGTGATGCTCGGCGGCGTCGACCACGACTCCCTCGACGTCGACGTGCAGCGGCTGCTGCGGTCCGTGGCGGACAACTTCCAGGTGGTGACGCTCACGCACCAGGGGCAGACCTTCGGCACGTTCTCGACCCCGTGGCAGGACGAGGCCGACGCGGTCACGACGAAGGCCGCCGAGGTGCTCGTGTGGGGCAGGACCACCGTCACCGCGAAGGCGAAGCTCGAGCAGGTGACCTTCGGCACGAAGGGCGAACGGGTCGGGCAGGTCCGGTTCCGCATCTCGGACCACGACCCGGTCACGGTGCCGCTCGTGCTCGAACGCACGATCGACGACCCCGGAGTCTGGTGGCGCTGGACGAACCCGTTCCAGGGGGCGTGA